In one Arachis duranensis cultivar V14167 chromosome 9, aradu.V14167.gnm2.J7QH, whole genome shotgun sequence genomic region, the following are encoded:
- the LOC107463825 gene encoding uncharacterized protein LOC107463825, translating into MNATVINGSNTQESKKRKKRRAKSDPDLPSSTGKVDCDQNEAADGVLVDDDLNEPTMGEKLATLTLVDENKSKEDKVQESYDPVKPPSADSVHVLLKQALNADDRTLLLDCLYTQDDKVIKKSIAQLNPSNVLKLLHSLISIIEARGAILVCALPWLKCLLVQHASGIMSQESSLRALNSLYQLIESRVSTFKSTIQLSSCLDILYSGVINAAEEEDEAAVPVIFEDNDDSEEEEESDERDAMETDQDNKHEGDQSDEEALDGDSDFEDIDDTMMGE; encoded by the exons ATGAATGCCACCGTGATTAATGGTTCTAACACACAAG AAagcaagaagagaaagaaaagacgAGCAAAATCGGATCCAGATCTTCCCTCTTCTACAGGAAAGGTCGATTGCG ATCAAAACGAAGCAGCGGATGGAGTCTTAGTTGATGATGACTTGAATGAGCCAACAATGGGAGAGAAACTTGCTACTCTCACCTTAGTGGATGAGAACAAATCCAAAGAAGATAAAGTTCAAGAATCTTATGATCCTGTAAAACCTCCTAGTGCAGACTCTGTTCATGTTTTGCTTAAGCAAGCATTAAATGCCGACGATCGCACCCTTCTGCTGGATTGCTTGTATACGCAAGATGACAAG GTTATTAAAAAGTCAATTGCACAGTTGAACCCATCCAATGTCCTAAAGCTTCTACATTCTCTCATTTCCATTATTGAAGCCAG gGGTGCAATTTTGGTATGTGCTCTTCCATGGCTAAAGTGCCTACTTGTGCAGCATGCCAGTGGAATAATGTCCCAAGAATCTTCATTACGAGCTTTGAATTCTTTATATCAG CTGATTGAATCAAGAGTCTCCACTTTCAAATCGACTATTCAGCTTTCAAGTTGCTTGGACATTCTTTACTCGGGA GTTATCAATGCCgcggaagaagaagatgaagcagcAGTGCCTGTTATCTTTGAAGACAATGATgatagtgaagaagaagaagaatcagatGAAAGGGATGCAATGGAAACTGACCAAGATAACAAACATGAAGGAGACCAATCAGATGAAGAAGCACTTGATGGTGATAGTGACTTTGAAGATATTGATGATACGATGATGGGAGAGTGA